GCTGGTCAGGGCGATTGAGGCTGATCAGGGCGACGCCGGCCTCGATGGAAAACAGGATGTGTTCGAAGTTCATGGTCGTGAGGCCCTCACGGTGCACGCTCGGCGGTCAGCCGGCTCATTATTGGATCGGCATGGTCAGCCGGTTTTGCCGGAGTATAGCGTTAACGTGATACATAAATGCAACGATAAAATTGATTTGGTGTGTCTTGATTGCGAATATTCGAAAATACACCAAATGCTTTTTTTTGTGGGTTAACCCCTGATAAATCCCATATTTTATTGGCCTAATCGCGGTAATTTGCGGCCGGGTAGCTGCTTGGCCCACCGCACGATCCAAGCGATACGCTTTTTCAGCTTTGTGCTTGTAAAAATGATGTGATACAAAATAAACCAATATCGGCATCGCTTTGCGAGCACGCCACACAAGGAATCCTCCATGACCTGCTACAGCCTCGACGGCCTGACCCCGGTGGTCGACCCCACGGCCTACGTCCATCCCTCGGCAGTACTGATCGGCGACGTGATCATCGGCCCCCATTGTTACGTGGGGCCGCTGGCGAGCTTGCGCGGCGACTTCGGGCGCATCGTCCTCGAAGAGGGCGCCAACCTGCAGGACACCTGCGTGATGCACGGCTTTCCCGACAGCGACACGGTGGTCGAGCGCAACGGCCATATTGGCCACGGTGCGGTGCTGCACGGTTGCCGGATCGGCACTGATGCACTGGTGGGCATGAATGCGGTGGTGATGGACAACGCCCGTATCGGTGCGCGCTCGTTCGTCTCGGCAACGGCCTTTGTCAAAGCCGGTTTTGAATGCCCCGAGCAGTCGTTGGTGATGGGCACGCCGGCTAGCGTCAAGCGCAGCCTCAGTGACGAAGAGGTGCACTGGAAGCAAACCGGCACCCGCGAATACCAGCGCCTGGCCCAGCGTTGCCTGGAGCAGATGCACGAGTGCGCCCCCCTGAGCGAACCGGAGGCCGACCGGCCACGCATCAGCGACAGTGGCCTGCGGCCCAAGGGCACATGAATCGCCTGCATCCCGACGCCGCTAAAAACGGTATATTTTCTCTTTTTGCCTCGGTACGCCCATGTCGTCACTGACACCCCTGAACCAACTGATTACCCGCTTCCAGGAGCAGACGCCGATTCGCGCCAGCTCGCTGATCATCACGTTGTACGGGGACGCCATCGAACCCCACGGCGGCACGGTGTGGCTGGGCAGCCTGATCCAGTTGCTCGAACCCATCGGCATCAATGAACGGCTGATCCGCACTTCGATCTTCCGCCTGACCAAGGAAGGCTGGTTGACCGCCGAAAAGGTCGGGCGCCGCAGCTACTACAGCCTGACCGGTGCGGGGCGTCGGCGTTTCGACAAGGCCTTCAAACGCGTCTACAGCTCCAGCGTGCCGGCGTGGGATGGTTCGTGGTGCCTGGTGATGCTCACGCAGTTGACCCAGGACAAGCGCAAACAGGTGCGTGAAGAGCTGGAATGGCAAGGTTTTGGTGCGATTGCGCCGACCGTGCTGGCCTGCCCACGCAGCGACCGCGCTGACGTCAACGCCACCTTGCTCGACCTTGGCGCCCAGGAAGACACCATCGTCTTCGAGACCACCGCTCAGGATGTACTCGCCTCCAAGGCCCTGCGGGTGCAGGTGCGCGAGAGCTGGAACATCGAGGAACTGGCGGCCCATTACAGCGAGTTCATCCAACTGTTCCGACCGCTCTGGCAAGCGCTTCGCGAGCAGGAACAGCTTGCGCCTGCGGACTGTTTCCTGGCACGCGTCCTGCTTATTCATGAGTACCGCAAACTGCTGCTGCGCGACCCGCAATTGCCCGACGAACTGCTGCCCGGCGATTGGGAAGGCCGCGCCGCCCGCCAGTTGTGCCGCAATATTTACCGGTTGATCTACGCCAAGGCCGAGGAATGGCTGAACAGCGCGCTGGAAACTGCCGACGGCCCGTTGCCAGACGTTGGCGAGAGTTTTTACCGGCGGTTCGGAGGCTTGAAATAAGGAGCGACGCTGTTCAGGAGAACGGGTGGAGTGACATGGCGTAGAGAATAAAAATAAGCCTGCGTGAGGCCTGATCATGATGTCTTCAATTGCACAGCGCGCTGATGGGTTCGATCAATGGATCCATCAGATCAATCAAATCTGTGGCGCCTTCGATGGGCAAATCCTGGGGGATGGTTTTTCCGGGCAGATCCGCGAATACCAGAGCGGCGCGCTGAAACTCAGCTTTGTCGACGCCTGCCAGGCGCGGCTGTTTCGTACGCCTGCGCAAATCGCGGCGGGCGAGGGCGGCAAGTATTTTGCTGTGTTCCAGCTCGATGGCACGGCTGGCATGGCCCAGGGTGACAGCAAGGCACTGTTGCGTGCCGGCGACATTACCCTGATCGATGCGGCGCACCCCAGCGACTTCACCTACAGCGAGAACTCGCGGCAGTTGTCGCTGATCCTGCCGTCGTACCTGGTGGAGCAGACTTTGCGCTTCAACCGGGTCAAATGCGGGCACCGTATCGAGGCGACGTCGCCGATGGCCATGTTGTCTCGCCAGTTGATTCTGGAGGCTACCCGCCAAGACAACCTGACCTTGCAGGAAAGCGAGGCGACGCTGGAGGCGATTATCAATTTGCTGCGCCCGGCGATCAGCCAGGCGGGCGAAGTCGGCGATGCTCATGAGCGGGTGTTTCGCAAGACGCTGGAGTGTATTGACCAGCACATTCGCTCTGAGCAACTGTGCCCTGAATGGCTGGCGCGAGAGGTGGGAATGTCGGTGCGCGGGCTGTACCGGATCTTTGCCCGCAAGGGTCTGGTGGTGGCGCGGTATATCAAGAATCGGCGGCTGGATTTATGTGCCGAGTCGCTGCGCCAGTGCAGGGTAGAGGAGAAGCTTTCGGTGTTGGGGTATTCGTGGGGGTTTTCGGATTCGAGCTACTTCTCGACAGCGTTCAAGTCGCGGTTTGGCATTGCGCCAGGTGAGTACCGCAAACAACACGCCTGAAATGTAGGAGCTGGTTTGCCTGCGATAGCGGAGTGTCAGCTACCCATTCCTGGCTGACCCACCGCTATCGCAGGCAAGCCAGCTCCCACAGGTTTCAGTTGGGCATTCCGTCTTCGATCGCAATGCCTTGGGCGCGCATCTGCTTGATCAAACCTGCCCGAGTCCCTGGCAGATTAAGCATCGCTTTGTGCCGCAACTCAGTGACTTCCTCAGCGCTATAGGGCTTGTAGTCCACCGGCGTGCTCTTGCCCGCCATCCCATCCGGGCGCATCAGCCAGTTCAACAGTTCCGCCAGTTGCCCGTCGTTCAGCGCCGACTGCGACATCCCCGGCACCCGCACCAAAAATTCCCGCCCGCCCGGCACCTTCAGAAAGTTGCCAACAAACCCGGTCATTCTCGGCGTGTCGTTCGCCGCCGACCCCATGCCGCTGCCCAAATGGCATCCGGCACATTGCAACTGGTAGTTGGTCCCCACGCTGTACCCCGCCTGGGCGATAGGCGTTTGCGGCGACTCGTTACCCGGTGCGTGCTTCTGGTTCGGATTGGGAATCGCCCGAGCCTGGGCGAGCGGGGCGGCCAGTGCACACATCAAACCCAGCAAAAACAAAGTACGCATGACAAGCCTCTTTGCACTGACCTGTGGCGAGGGAGCTTGCTCGCGCTGGGCTGCGCAGCGGCCCCAAGATCTTGGGAGCGCTACGCACTCCAGCGCGAGCAAGCTCCCTCGCCACAGGGTTGGGTTAAACCGCTACACCCCGGATGATCGAAACGGTGCAGTGGTAAATGTGCGATTTGGCCGCCAGGCACCAGTTCACATCGTTGTTGTTGAATGGCCGATACGCCGGCTCTTCGCTGTCGTTACGCGTACACGCGCACTGGGCGCAGCTTTGCTTACCGCAGCAGTCGTTATAGGAAATGATGTAGTCCTTGCCATCCGCCGGGTTGCGGCAGGTACCGATCCAGGTCACCTGGGACGCCTCGGTGCCCGGTGGGCAGGACGTCACCGAACCGCCGCAGCAACTGCACAGGAAACCGTCGATGGAGCAGTAGCGCCAGTAGTCGCAGCTGTTCGGGTCGCCCGGGTCACCGGCTTTCGGGTTATCGGCGGCCAGTGCCTTGCTGGTGCGGTCCAGTGGCAGCAGCAGGGGCAAGGCCGCACCCGCGACCATCAGCGAACCCATGCGGGCCAACAGTTTGCGCCGTGAGGTGGTGTCGGCTAGGCGACGGGTCGAGCGCTCGAATAACAGATCCAGCAATTTCATGAGAGTCTCCCTGCCTTATCAGTGGCTATGGCTATGGCCGTGGCTGTGGTCGTGGGGCTGCGGCTGGCTGTTGAGGTATTCCTGCAGCGTGGCGCTTTTCAGGTGCTCGACTTCGAACAGGCTGTCCAGGTGCTCGCGGGAATTGACCAGGCCCTTGGCGCGCAAGGTGCCGCTCTTGTCGATCAGCGCGGCGTAGGGCAGTTTGCCGATCTGGTAGGTCATGCCCACTTCCGGGCCCACCACGTAGGTGACGTCGTCCAGTTTGTGCTCGGTGATCAGTGCTTGCTGCGCTTGCATGTCGCCGTCGCTGATAAACACCACGTCCAGACGGTCGGCCTGTTCCCTGGCGATGGATTTGATCGCCGGCAACAAGGATTTGCAGATCGGGCAAGTAGGCGAGAGGAAGAACAGCAACTGGTTCTTCTCACCGGCATAACCGAAGTTCACCGGGCGGCCCTTACGGTCGGAGGCAGTAACTTGCGGTGCCGCTTCGTTCACCGCTACACCCTTGTCGACCATCAGCGCGCCGGCCGGGGCGATACGCCCGTGCAGCACACCAATCTGGCGCACCAGGCCCATCACGGCAAACGCGAGTGCCAGCAGCAGTACCCACAGCAGTACGTTGGAAACAATAAGGCCTTCCATTGATCACCTACCAATCAGTTTGAGCAGAAGAGGGGAGTTCGCCAGCAGGCCATCGGCTGCGGCGTAAATCAGCAGCGCGACGGCGCTGGCGGCGACGGTGACGAAGCCGTCGAAAAATCCCAGGTCACGGGCAATCGGCAGCACGCTGGCCAGCAAGGCCACGGCTACCAGTGCGCCGTTGCGCAACAGCAGGATCGGCCGCAATGGCTGCGCCTGATCGGGGCCGGCGCAACCGCAGTCGATGTCCCGGCGGCCGCGCCACAGGTTGATGCCAATTGCTGCGGCGTATAGCGCAATCAGGCCGGCGGCGCTGAGGGCGGCCCATGAGCGGGTGGCCGGAACCAGCAGTGCAAAGGCAATCACCAGCTCCAGCGCCGGAATCACCCGGGCGGCGGGGCGAGTCAGGGCCTGGGGCAGCAACTGGTAGTCCGCCAGTTGCCGGTCGAAGCGTGTCGGTGCGCGCAACTTGTGGGTCGCGGCACTGGCCAGCAACACCGCAATGGCGAGGGCGCTGGCAATGATGAAGATCGGGTCGATATGCATGGCCGAACCTCTTTAGTAGGTCATGATCTGGGTCGCAGTCTTCGCAACCTTGGCCATGCTACCGGTGAGTGTGTTGGTCTTCAGGTCAAAGATCTGCAAACCGCCTTCGACGTCAGCGCCCAACAACAGGGGCTTGTCGTCGCCGGTGGCCTGCATGCTCCAGACCGGGGTCGGGGCTTGCAGGGTGGCTATCTTTTTCAGGGTCTTGAGGTCGTAGGCCCAGATGATGGTGCTTGGGTCTTCCCACTTCATCGGTTCGTGGTTGTCGTGCATCAGCACGTACAGACGGTTGAGTTTTGGCGCCACGGCCATCAGTTGCCAGCCGCCCGGGGCCCAGCCGGTTTTCTTTTCTGCGTCGGTGGTCAGTGACCACGACGGCAGGATTGTTGGCGCGTCGCCGGAGAAGTCGACGGGACGGATGGTGCCGGTAGTGGTGGTGAAGTAGTAGGTATCACCCACATTCACGGCGCGTTCATTGAGCTTCTCGGCGTTGGGGTCGAAGAAGTGCGTGCGGTTGCGAGAGGTTTCCTGGCCCT
This genomic window from Pseudomonas sp. Bout1 contains:
- the paaY gene encoding phenylacetic acid degradation protein PaaY — protein: MTCYSLDGLTPVVDPTAYVHPSAVLIGDVIIGPHCYVGPLASLRGDFGRIVLEEGANLQDTCVMHGFPDSDTVVERNGHIGHGAVLHGCRIGTDALVGMNAVVMDNARIGARSFVSATAFVKAGFECPEQSLVMGTPASVKRSLSDEEVHWKQTGTREYQRLAQRCLEQMHECAPLSEPEADRPRISDSGLRPKGT
- the paaX gene encoding phenylacetic acid degradation operon negative regulatory protein PaaX is translated as MSSLTPLNQLITRFQEQTPIRASSLIITLYGDAIEPHGGTVWLGSLIQLLEPIGINERLIRTSIFRLTKEGWLTAEKVGRRSYYSLTGAGRRRFDKAFKRVYSSSVPAWDGSWCLVMLTQLTQDKRKQVREELEWQGFGAIAPTVLACPRSDRADVNATLLDLGAQEDTIVFETTAQDVLASKALRVQVRESWNIEELAAHYSEFIQLFRPLWQALREQEQLAPADCFLARVLLIHEYRKLLLRDPQLPDELLPGDWEGRAARQLCRNIYRLIYAKAEEWLNSALETADGPLPDVGESFYRRFGGLK
- a CDS encoding MauE/DoxX family redox-associated membrane protein, with the translated sequence MHIDPIFIIASALAIAVLLASAATHKLRAPTRFDRQLADYQLLPQALTRPAARVIPALELVIAFALLVPATRSWAALSAAGLIALYAAAIGINLWRGRRDIDCGCAGPDQAQPLRPILLLRNGALVAVALLASVLPIARDLGFFDGFVTVAASAVALLIYAAADGLLANSPLLLKLIGR
- the feaR gene encoding transcriptional regulator FeaR, which codes for MMSSIAQRADGFDQWIHQINQICGAFDGQILGDGFSGQIREYQSGALKLSFVDACQARLFRTPAQIAAGEGGKYFAVFQLDGTAGMAQGDSKALLRAGDITLIDAAHPSDFTYSENSRQLSLILPSYLVEQTLRFNRVKCGHRIEATSPMAMLSRQLILEATRQDNLTLQESEATLEAIINLLRPAISQAGEVGDAHERVFRKTLECIDQHIRSEQLCPEWLAREVGMSVRGLYRIFARKGLVVARYIKNRRLDLCAESLRQCRVEEKLSVLGYSWGFSDSSYFSTAFKSRFGIAPGEYRKQHA
- a CDS encoding methylamine dehydrogenase light chain; protein product: MKLLDLLFERSTRRLADTTSRRKLLARMGSLMVAGAALPLLLPLDRTSKALAADNPKAGDPGDPNSCDYWRYCSIDGFLCSCCGGSVTSCPPGTEASQVTWIGTCRNPADGKDYIISYNDCCGKQSCAQCACTRNDSEEPAYRPFNNNDVNWCLAAKSHIYHCTVSIIRGVAV
- a CDS encoding cytochrome C, whose amino-acid sequence is MRTLFLLGLMCALAAPLAQARAIPNPNQKHAPGNESPQTPIAQAGYSVGTNYQLQCAGCHLGSGMGSAANDTPRMTGFVGNFLKVPGGREFLVRVPGMSQSALNDGQLAELLNWLMRPDGMAGKSTPVDYKPYSAEEVTELRHKAMLNLPGTRAGLIKQMRAQGIAIEDGMPN
- the mauD gene encoding methylamine dehydrogenase accessory protein MauD produces the protein MEGLIVSNVLLWVLLLALAFAVMGLVRQIGVLHGRIAPAGALMVDKGVAVNEAAPQVTASDRKGRPVNFGYAGEKNQLLFFLSPTCPICKSLLPAIKSIAREQADRLDVVFISDGDMQAQQALITEHKLDDVTYVVGPEVGMTYQIGKLPYAALIDKSGTLRAKGLVNSREHLDSLFEVEHLKSATLQEYLNSQPQPHDHSHGHSHSH